One stretch of Mycteria americana isolate JAX WOST 10 ecotype Jacksonville Zoo and Gardens chromosome 16, USCA_MyAme_1.0, whole genome shotgun sequence DNA includes these proteins:
- the PPP1R27 gene encoding protein phosphatase 1 regulatory subunit 27 — MKDYYPVSMPRYSRYARRLRASRTVRFPNDVVFQDHIRQGDLEQVGRFIRARKVTLDTIYPSGMAALHEAVLTGNLDCVKLLVKYGADIHQKDENGWTPLHMACSDGYADIARYLISLGASLEATTDAGEKPSDLIDPEYKDLVELFQATTMD; from the exons ATGAAGGACTATTACCCAGTCTCAATGCCCCGGTACAGTCGGTATGCCCGGAGACTGAGAGCCTCGCGCACTGTGCGCTTCCCCAACGACGTCGTCTTTCAGGACCACATCAGGCAGGGGGACCTGGAGCAGGTGGGCAGATTCATACGTGCCAGGAAGGTGACGCTGGACACCATCTACCCTTCTG GCATGGCAGCCCTCCACGAAGCTGTGCTGACTGGAAACCTGGACTGTGTCAAGCTCCTGGTTAAATACGGCGCTGACATCCACCAGAAAGATGAGAATGGGTGGACGCCCCTGCACATGGCCTGCAGCGACGGCTATGCTGACATAGCCAG GTACCTCATCTCCCTCGGGGCCAGCCTGGAGGCCACCACCGACGCCGGGGAGAAGCCCTCGGACCTCATCGACCCCGAGTACAAGGACCTGGTGGAGCTCTTCCAAGCCACCACGATGGACTGA